The following DNA comes from Chelmon rostratus isolate fCheRos1 chromosome 3, fCheRos1.pri, whole genome shotgun sequence.
ATGTTGCAACACAGGCAAGTAGTGGGTTAAGCAATACACTCAACTTTTCCAAAGAAAACATCCAATTTCCCTGAGGCCATTGGCTTACCTCAAACTGTGTGACAGCAGCGTAGCGGATCTCTCCAGCAGAGGTTGTATATTTACTTCTATAGAATCCTTTCATTTTGTCGTTCAGCTCCCCAACAAAGTCTATCTTCAACGTGCCGGAGCCTGGGGAGGTGTGCACAGACAGAGTTGCACTGTTCATTCAGCCACGACCATGGGGGAAATCTGTTATTCTTCAACTGCAACAACGATGGAATAGTGTTTAAAAAGCAGGGACAACCAAAAGCAGAGACAAGTGAAGTCCCTACTTACCTTTCTGTAGAGCGCTAGGAAATGACAGGGTGACTTTCTCATCCTCATTTTGATAGTTAAATCCTGTAGCATTAATTtctaaagaggaaaagagaggctTAGCAGAGTATGAAATACTTCCTTTTCCTGTATTACAAATTATCAAAAAAATCTAGTGTAATCCAAAAATCATGATAAGGGGACATCAAATGCCATACCCACAAACTGCATTTTCCTGTATGAGAATGTcattcataaagaaaaaaaaatgggagaaaaaagcTGACAAAGTCTGACCCTCACCTTCTCCTCCCTGTGGCGCAAAGGACGCTGTGATGATGTCGATGTCAGCACAGTTCATCACAATCTGATTTGTGGCTTGTGTAACCTGTAAATATTGACATAAAACAACATAACTTATACTTTGATAATCtctactgtgctgtactgtacaccAATCTGTTTGGGAAAGATGAGGTTAAAATAAAGTCTAACTCTCCAATGAAACCATCTCCTGGACTTGATAATGACTATGTAAACTAGAGCAAATGAAAGTTTGATGGTAAATTCAAACCAGAGTCATAAGCTGAGACAGGAATGAATCTACTCATTGTGTGTTAAACCTACAGAGACTGAAGGATGAAACTGGTCACAGATAAAGGACCagcggtaaaaaaaaaaaattgaaaaaagaaagaaagtgattCAAAAGGAAGACCGACTATGGGGAGTCTGACAGTGGATGTGACTGCCTAACTTACTGAGAGTGAAACACAGTGGCAGACTTGGATGCCATGCAGTTTTCAAAGAGAGCAGTAATAGTGACATTCACGGTTTGTGGCACTGTTGCTTGgacgctgctgctgtttgagacACTTGGAGGCTGACACAGCGGCAGAGAGGCAGTAATTATGAAACATGCCAGGGAAATGGCAAAGTGCCACGTTGCTTGAGTTTCTTCCGGTCCATTGTGTTTTACCCAGGCTTTGTACAAACCGCAGGTAAACAGTGTATTACTAACCAAACCAAACTATAGAGAATTGTctgtctgcaaacacagcattaaaaaaCTTTCAGGAGGACTCAACTTAAAGACAAGGGGAATTCCACTTACTGCCAGCtaacatttaaatgattaacAAATGGACAGCACACTTGCATATGTTCAAAACTGTTTTGAGTGTTTCATAAATACAGTTGGTCTAAATTGGGTTAAATGTGTGTCGCTTTAAAAGTACCTTTCAGCATGACAAATTATGATGTCCCATATACATTCCTTGTGCTAGTGTCATTGCAGTACTGGTGCCAAAAAGAAGGCAGAGTTTTGGTAGCAAAAGGAAAACCAATACTTTCTCAATGCCTGTTTTTGCTGTGACACACACCTCTAAAAAGCACCCAGTGCCATCGATGGTTTAGTGCTGTCACAAACAATTTATTGATAGAAAAACAATCAGCAGTTTGGATAAGTGCTGAAGTAATTTTTCCAgggaaaatgtctgtttttcaaaGGATTTACTGCTTGTCCTTGGTATATCATTTGCAAACTGCATATCTTACTTGTTTTGCTGCTATGTGCTTTGTATTATTTTACTCATGTTCTATGGGGCTCACATTGACTTATTATTGTGAATTTATCACTTTTAATAAAGTAAACAtatagtaataaataaaagcatcacaTAAACATAGAAAAACATTGTCTGTCTTGACTGCCCTGATAAAGCATGATGAGGGAGCATTTACGACCAGGCACAGGTGTTCAGGAACTCAACCGACAGGTGTCTGTGGCCACACAATAGAGCAATTTACACACTGCAAACCCAAATTTTATCTCTGAAGTAAAGTGAGCTGGCATGTTTGTTGGTGTGTTAGTTTCATTACCTACTATATACACCAGCTTCACAACAAGCAATAGGGAACCCAACAGATTCACAACTGTAAGCTTACTAACGTTGAAAAACAGTGTCCATTCCTCAAATGTACCCTAAAGCCTATTCAAAGAATAGTTTAACCTTAACTAGTGTTGCTCGGAAAACACGCTCCCATGTACATTCACTCAACAAATGTGGTTTTACGGTCAGGACAGTTTCAAAATGTTTACACGTAACGTTTAACTTAGTTGAACtcaatgagtgagtgagtgagtgaggcaGAGGGTGGGAGGTGGCGACATGATCTTGCCATGATTTAGCAAACACTAGTGGACGTTAGCTGACCGCTAGTTGGCTAGTTAACAACTTCCATAATCAATAACATTATCCGATTAACTTATAGTGACCAACTATACTGCATTGCTGTTAAAAGATGCTAACGGTGATGGCATAACAACAATATACTCCCGAAACACATTAGGCGCACTGCGAAGCGCTGTTAGCAGGCTAATGTCCACGGTATGAGACGGTTGGCTAAGCTAACATGAGAATGCAAGACTGCTGCTTGTGTACTGGACAGTTGTGCTAGCTAGCTTCAATTAGCTTGCAGCTAGTCACAGAAATATCTAGTCGTTTTTCCATGAATGTGTCTCCTTCGGCCAGTGTGAGCCATTCAGAAacagttagctagttagcaacTGGGGGCTAAcgttaacattagctaacaccTGCCAGCACCGTCAAATAGATAATGACTGCTGGGCTAGTAGCTAACAATTTACGGTTACCAGTCGAACACAGCAAATTAGCTAGCTACTGGTAATGTTAGCTGGTCAGATTACATAACAAGATCCCCGCCATGCACAGACAAATCCATCTATGTATGTACCCAGACGCTCTGGTACACATACCTCCACCAGCGCCTCCAGCTTGCCTTCGAAAGTGAAGTCAATCAGGTCGGGCTTCAGACATAAGCCATAGTTGACGGGGTAAACGTCAGTTGGTAACCGTACGAAGGGCCTCCTTTCGGGCATGGTTCCTGTATTTTGGCCGGCTGCGCTAACGAAGACGGTGCTGTGTGTAATTCTAGTTATCGCTCTGAGTTTTATTAGAACAGAGCTGATCAAAACGGGCCTCGACAGTGAGGATGGACAGCAGGTAGTGAGTCTGTGTACGAATGACAACGGAACCCTGCGGCCCAGGAGCAGCAACATCAACTGAAACCCTCTCAGCACTGTCAGCTACAGTTCTCTCCTCGTAGCCAGCCCAAACAACTCAAGTTAAGCAGCGTCGACCTACAGACACACAACGTCATCACGTTTCAGCGTACGACCCAAACGTGTGTGTACATGGCTCTGTTCTGAAAAACAGTTACAATTTTCCTATTGTAACAAAGTATTAACTATAAAATACTACAGCTTCTAAAGGCAACTGAAACTTAAACCCCTAAAACTGGTGAAATACTGAAAGAAGCTGAAGTGGCGTTGAACTGGTAGTGTCAGTTTCAGTATCTGCATTGACTCAAGTTTAAGCGCTGAATGAAGATGAAGTGTCAGATGATGCCCTATGTTCAGTAAATTATGCTGTCTTACTATAGTTAAGATAATATAAGAGGGGTAGGATTCACAAAATTAGCCACACATTTACCAGCTGTAGTAAAGTAATGAGCACATTAATGcatgctactactactactactactactaataataataataataataataataataatacataacacacaataatacatgcatacatacatacatgcatacatacatacatacatatatacatacataattTTGAAAGGGGACACCCCCGCTTCATGAGTGTTTTGGTACTTGTAAGTGTAATTTGAAGTTTGGACTTTTACCatgtaaaattttgaatgcttAACTTTAACTTGCATTTCTGCATTGTCCTACTGTTACTTCTATCATTGCTGAACttcacttcctccaccaccgcTTTTAGGTGTTGGTAACAAAATTACCTTTTCTCTGGCCACACCCTCGGGCCGATTTCTACATTTTGTCTAGCAAAGTTGCCTCTCTGTTGTGTATCTTTTTCGCTCTGTAGATTATCTTCAGCATTGGCCGGTAGCGTGGAGTTACATTGACTTTTGGTCAAGTTGTATTTTGAAAGTGGAAACCGGAAGTGCGTCTACTGTCTCGCTAATGGTGGCAAGATGGCGGTACCCATGAGGAGGGCACTGGTGGCTCTTCATAAAGCAACATGCAGCAGTTTAAAGGTATCGGGACATTTATTAATATGTAATTGTATCAACGCTAAACACATACTTTCGATGTGTTGAATGAGCAACTCGTTTGTTTTGCTTGTGAACTCGTCTCAGTGCACATAGTCCTTACATGGCTAGcttagctaacgctagctaactGTTAGGACATTAACCTCCGCATCGCTACGTGGGGTCATATGTAGGAATAAATCTCcaggaaaaataataaaaatgctcgtaaaacaaaatattgacaGGAAGATTGTTGAGATGAGATTGTGAGTAGATTAAAAGTCTGACTTGCTGTCACAAAATTCTAACTTCAGCTGTCATATTTTTCCGTATTATTGCATCTTTGAGAGTTGCAGTAGGTGTTGGTGTTGTATTTCCCTGCATTATGTTAGCGAGTGTTTTGTTCACACCATTTACTTGCATATGGAAgtaaaaatattagaaacacctttcAATGTAATGTACAACACCATCACTAATAGTGGTGGATGAAGTGCTCAGATGTTTTACTTCAATAAgagcaataccacagtgtaaaaattTCAGAGTAACATATGTGATTGGATTATAATTAAAAATTCATTAATGTATAAGCATCACTAATGTTGTAGCTagtaaaggtggagctaataTCAACTGTTTTATGTACTGCCAGGTATCTTCATCTATGATAAACATCATATTGCATCCGTTAACTTGTATTTTGTATGACTAATATGAATCCGCATAGTAACTAATGTTGTCAAACAATAGAAGCGTAGTGACTTGTACAATACTGGCTTCCAAAATGTCGAGgagtagaagtaaaaagtagcataaaatggaaatgtgtaAGTAAATGGGTAAGTAAAGTATAAGGATCACAgaattgtatttaagtacagtacagGAGTACATGTGCTTATTTATGTTCCACCAGTGACAATTGCTATGACCTTAATAGTAGACATAAAGTACAATTATCACCTCTAAGACtgtgccacaaaaaaaaaaaacaacgattTTTGTGTCCTCCTTCTCTCAGAATGCAGAAGCATCTCTGGAATTGCGGCATCCGGTCCCACTTTTCCTGCCAGTCCGGACCAAGAAGCGATACTTTATCCCTCCAGCAGTGGGGATGAAGGGGAGGGAGAAACAGAACACAGAGGCCAAGGCCCGAGCAGCAGGCATGGTTATCAGACAGGAGTACATTGAGAGGCCCATCAATATTGCCTGCACTggtaataatgtttttttttaatttttttttaatcttgacatacatacacaataTTTTTGCTTGTGTGGGACTCTTCTAGTTTCAAAAGGATGAATGTTTAGACTTAAGGTGTCAGAGTGGAAAATTacttttggtttggtttattAAATTGGATAATGGGAAAAAATGGAAGTTGGCACTGAATGTGTCATCAATGATCTGGTCTAAATAATCATTTTGATTGaattgtcattttgttttggctCCGTTGTTATTTGTATTCTGTTTGAATCACTGAAAGCTATCAGGGATGGGGGCTGAGGGATCCAGTGGTCTGGAAGGAGGCTATTTGTACAGCTTCTTGTAAGATTTAGCATTTAAGaactttgtcttcttctgttaaATGGAAGAAAGGGTTTTTTTATAGTAAAAGATGTTAACATTTCTAACTGAAAGTTACAgaaaaatgtattgttttgttaATTGTTACAGAAACTCAGCTATTCTGTCATCAGCTGGATAAAGAAAGTGGTGTATTAGTAATGAGATAAATTCAGCACCAGCACATTTGTACAGACCACCAGGACTGCTGTTGTTATATTTTATAATAAATACCAGTTTGCAACCCAAAAATGTGCAGCTACTCCTCATCCATCAGGTGGCAGTTGTGCATTGAaactattatttttttaatatctctCCTGGTTGGAGGGTACACACTAATTGATCCATCCTCTCTGCCGTCTTTACCAGCGGGAGTCTTTGACCCCTACATCCCCCCAGAGGGTGATGCTCGTCTTTCCAGTCTGTCCAAAGAAGGCCTGAAACAACGAACTGAGCAGATAAGACAGAGCGCCGCCTCACAGCTAGCGTAAGATTGTTTCTCTAACTCCTCATGTTGTTCCCGTACTGATGTTTCTCTTATCAAACATATCTGCATGTTGCAGTAGAGAATTTAGTTAGATGTAGCTGTGTCATTGAGAAAGAGGACACCTCTTTCGCCATATCTTATTATAGCAGTTTCATTCAATCAGATTCAGAATATCTTAAGAGGATATATGTAACAGTAAATGTGAGCAAGCTGAAtgtgttctttgtgttgtttctaaCAGGATACGTAAAATCAAACAGTACGACTCTCTGTTCACAACGAAGGATTTTGCAGAGCAAGCTCAAGAAATCTTTATTGAGGCTCACAACTTCCTGACACAGTAAGAAAATGAGCTCATGTCTGTCATTTCACAGCTCATCTGAGCCTCAGTCAGGGAGAGACACTTTACTAggtttctggagctttcaactgcatcacATGGTCTTCTTCAGTGGGCAGAGTTTACTCTGTCTGAATAAACTAAACTGAGTAAAATGAAgggatgaaaatgaaagtaaactgGGTACTCCATCTGCGGATCAACACTGTGAGATGTGGTTAACAGCTCCAGATCtttaataaatactgtatgtccaTTAACTATTCAATTCATTCTGTCacattagtttgtttgttttttttattctttgtaaaaaacaaaagagcacaTTTTCCCAAAAATATCAAAGTCACATTTCCTCAGTCCAGTACAAATGCAGTAAtgcatgtattttattattagaaCTTTTACTTATAACtatattttagtttttagaaAACAAATTTAACAGTTAAAAATTGTCTTGAAATTAACCGCTCTCCCTCAAAGTAAAATGTCTcagataaaatgatttttacagAAGGATCATTTTCTAGGTGAGACTTCATATGAGGTGAT
Coding sequences within:
- the mrpl45 gene encoding 39S ribosomal protein L45, mitochondrial, which encodes MAVPMRRALVALHKATCSSLKNAEASLELRHPVPLFLPVRTKKRYFIPPAVGMKGREKQNTEAKARAAGMVIRQEYIERPINIACTAGVFDPYIPPEGDARLSSLSKEGLKQRTEQIRQSAASQLAIRKIKQYDSLFTTKDFAEQAQEIFIEAHNFLTQFNKEKLHSLVTERCYPEMTRGNRYKTIRWRFVESLEPPKVVHARCPDMVSKGNLYGQVTVRIHSKQTLAIYDRFGRLMLGSEEQPKDVLEYVVIERHLVNPYGRWRLHGKIVPSWAPAKDPVIKTVMIPGPALKPGQEFEALNYQVPKPEAVQWNK